From the Lolium rigidum isolate FL_2022 chromosome 2, APGP_CSIRO_Lrig_0.1, whole genome shotgun sequence genome, one window contains:
- the LOC124690333 gene encoding uncharacterized protein LOC124690333: MDRPQRRNPSIRPLKPPRPPGGLPFRPPPPSKPAAEPSSPDGRPRKKVRFASEPASHHIQARQDANTGRAEKTKPQGSDAKTSEFKFFKKMWEQSGCRSQSFRQPHQNNVPSISKQKEGERTEAHNATSQKKFTVQKVTLCPDQAPATPLNNAFSNERVEVQAPHSEHDNHDTPQLKACDGAPAGHVFTPMIQTPSELAGISRNTEPGSGRMFSEKRRNLLKLASKTAAMESCELLQKRSEFFADIMQRLGASNIIRKHHKEPMRQREMVHGQTPSDPGGHSDNLLEYRDNFNSLSKLRSGKESSSYTSDGSHQFLALPRVDNRGLSSFLDWENGLSCRDNEAHQFMPLPSAYITDVSSSDWKRDTVRNQVSNLLLEDVQPLKKGKSASANGLGGNIQSEPYDHHGWDPMLLVTSVPKRLSFPCQTREQSVVPYALSNTSWQPEFSRSLEHCPSRSVGLEGEDLTDAGLFGNSAAELPSAFDQPHEKYTSSRFLDFRDGVLDNNGLSSISNFHASESNSFLLKPNTSCMDSICSTSDYPFEQGSKSLCGSAVRISCLAGMETEAELFDNSDTGLVHGMDLVPVTFTASSFSKYPGIVDHHHDPKDRNSILPVGADDACLDSLSPYSEHPCKRNWENTSDFSTEMWSSSHHAQSRDGSLGAMFGFMSDQSICSDFEDDHSMALVAANPKSSFFGTSDRAFFDSRSAMDSISEIPMLSLDCVRW; the protein is encoded by the exons ATGGATCGTCCCCAGCGCCGGAACCCTAGCATCCGCCCTCTTAAGCCGCCGCGGCCACCAGGAGGCCTGCCCTTCCGGCCCCCGCCGCCGTCGAAGCCTGCCGCCGAGCCCTCCTCTCCAG ATGGAAGGCCAAGGAAAAAGGTTCGATTTGCAAGTGAACCTGCTAGTCATCACATACAGGCAAGACAGGATGCCAATACAGGCAGAGCTGAGAAAACTAAGCCTCAAG GTTCCGATGCGAAAACTTCTGAATTCAAATTCTTTAAGAAAATGTGGGAACAGTCAGGCTGTAGATCCCAGTCCTTTAGACAACCTCATCAAAACAATGTGCCAAGCATATCCAAGCAAAAAGAGGGCGAGAGAACCG AAGCACATAATGCGACGTCGCAAAAAAAGTTCACTGTCCAGAAGGTTACCTTGTGTCCTGATCAGGCCCCTGCTACACCCTTGAATAATGCATTTTCTAATGAGCGAGTTGAAGTGCAAGCCCCACATTCTG AACATGACAATCATGATACACCTCAGTTAAAAGCATGTGATGGTGCCCCAGCTGGTCATGTTTtcacacccatgattcagacaccATCTGAACTTGCAGGGATTTCAAGAAATACTG AACCTGGGAGTGGACGGATGTTTTCAGAAAAGAGAAGAAATTTATTAAAGCTAGCTTCAAAAACAGCGGCAATGGAAAGTTGTGAGTTATTGCAAAAAAG ATCAGAATTTTTCGCTGATATCATGCAAAGGTTAGGCGCCAGCAACATAATAAGAAAG CACCATAAAGAGCCCATGAGACAGAGGGAAATGGTTCACGGACAAACTCCTTCTGATCCCGGGGGTCATTCTGATAACCTTCTTGAATACAGGGATAACTTCAATTCATTAAGTAAACTGAGATCAGGAAAAGAGTCGTCCTCTTATACAAGTGACGGATCACATCAATTCCTAGCCTTGCCACGGGTAGACAATCGGGGCCTTTCAAGTTTTCTTGATTGGGAAAACGGCTTATCTTGCAGGGACAATGAAGCTCATCAGTTCATGCCACTGCCATCAGCATATATTACAGATGTTTCAAGTTCTGATTGGAAAAGAGACACTGTTCGCAACCAGGTTTCCAACTTGTTGCTAGAAGATGTCCAACCTCTCAAAAAAGGCAAATCAGCTTCAGCTAATGGATTGGGCGGTAATATTCAAAGTGAGCCATATGATCATCATGGATGGGATCCTATGTTGTTGGTAACATCAGTTCCAAAGCGATTGTCCTTCCCCTGTCAGACCAGAGAGCAGTCAGTTGTACCGTATGCGCTATCAAATACTTCCTGGCAGCCCGAGTTTTCCAGATCCCTAGAGCATTGTCCTTCTAGGTCAGTTGGATTAGAGGGGGAGGACTTGACTGATGCAGGATTGTTTGGTAATTCTGCTGCTGAACTTCCATCTGCATTTGACCAACCACATGAGAAATACActtcttcaagatttttggacttCAGAGATGGAGTTCTTGATAACAATGGTCTTAGCAGTATCTCCAACTTCCATGCTAGTGAGAGCAACAGCTTTTTATTGAAGCCAAACACAAGTTGCATGGATTCCATATGTTCAACTTCAGATTATCCTTTTGAGCAGGGCTCGAAAAGCCTTTGTGGCTCTGCTGTCCGTATATCTTGTTTGGCTGGAATGGAGACAGAGGCAGAGTTGTTTGATAATTCTGATACCGGGCTTGTACACGGGATGGATCTGGTTCCTGTGACATTCACTGCTTCAAGTTTTTCCAAGTATCCTGGAATTGTTGATCATCATCATGACCCAAAGGACCGCAACAGCATTTTGCCCGTGGGTGCAGATGATGCTTGTCTGGATTCCCTGTCTCCATATTCAGAACATCCTTGTAAGCGAAACTGGGAAAATACTAGTGATTTCTCCACAGAAATGtggtcatcatcacatcatgcccAGTCTCGTGATGGCAGTTTGGGAGCTATGTTCGGTTTCATGTCGGATCAAAGTATTTGCAGTGACTTTGAAGATGACCACAGTATGGCGCTAGTTGCAGCCAACCCCAAGAGCAGTTTTTTTGGTACATCTGATCGCGCTTTCTTTGATTCTCGCTCTGCTATGGATAGCATCAGCGAGATTCCCATGTTGTCTCTTGATTGCGTAAGGTGGTAG